The genomic region GAATAAAATTTTTTACCGGTTTTTACGCTATTCAATTCTTCAACTATTCCATTCTTACGCTATTCATTATTTAAGATATTACATCCTTAAACTGCATTAAACTATTCTATTTCTTTATTTAAGATATTGCACTCTTGAACTATTCTAATATCATAAAATGTAACAAAAATTTAACATAAATGTCATAAAATTTTAATAAATATATGCTAACATAATGCAATCAATTTTAACATATTTAACATATTTATTATTAATATATTAAATATGTTAAAAAGTTAATATAAATAATATATATAATATGCCGTATAAATATAAATTGATTTATATTACTCATTTAAGTTTAAAAAATAAGTTGACTTTAATTATTTTAAAATATATTATTATCATAAATATTGAATTTTACTTTTTAGTTATTTTTATTAAAATTATTTTGCTCAGACATAATACCCGCTGTATTATAATAAATACGATATAATATAGTACGAGTAGGTTTATTCAGTTTAATATATTTATATATTTTTTTAAATGCATATGTTTTCTTAAGTACGCTTAGCTTTTTTTAATTTAAATTTCCATCGGTATAATAAAATTCGCTAATATAAAAAAACAATATTGACGCCTGCGGTTAATATGTTTTAATTTAAATAAAGTTACATAATAGATAGCGCAATTTATATTTTTTAACTATTCTTTAGGAGGGTATATGGAAAGTACCGAGAATGAATCCGTATTCAAATTTGCAATTTTAATCAAGTCTTTTGAAGCCTTCAAGCAAATAAAAGCAATTATTCTTTTGCTTATTACGATTATTATTTCAGCCGCTATTTTTGTGGGCACAATCAGAGAGGCAACCGTAATAGCATACAGGTCGGGAGCATTATCGTTTTTTGTTTTAGGTATCGGAATTATAATAGCTTCCATAATTTTTTTGATAGGATATACTGCGGCAGGCAAAATTTTAATGGAATTTGCTAAAACTAAATCTTCCATAAAGATTTTTGACGCAATTATATTTTCAATTTTTTCATTTTTTAAAATTATTCTTTCCGAAATAATATTGTTTATTATTCCTTTTATTGCGGCTGTAATTATTTTTATATATTTTTTAATTGCCAGAATACCTGCAATAGGTTCTCTTTTGGCGTTCATCGGCATTCCCGCATTTACAATAATTTACGCAATTATTCTCTTGGGTATAGTGCTGATATCTTTTATGATTGCCCCTATGGTATTTGAAGGCAACACTGTAAAAGAGATATTTGTTAAAACATACGCATTATTTAAAAAACACAACACGTTAATTTTTGGATATTTTATATTTATAAGCATCGTGTCTTTTATGGTAGGTATCATATTTTTTGCATTTTTTACAGGGTCTTTAAGTGTAGTATCCTCAATCTTAATGCTGAATCATCCGACATATTTATTTAATAGCAATAGCGGAATGGGATTTGGCGGATACGGCGGATACGGAAATCCGATGAGTTCCCTTATGGGGCTTGGTTCTTTTTCATCGATTATGATGTTAGGAGAGTTTATAGGATTTGGGATTGCCATTATATATATGCTTTTGGTTGTTATGCAAATGGTATATATGATGCTCGGTCAATGTTATATTTATATCGATGTTATGCAGGATATGGATTTTAATGATGCCGAAGTTCAATTTAATTCTGCAGCGTCAAGAGTAAAGTCCAATATTGACAAATATAAAGAAAAAGCTGCAAATATGAGCATAAAGAGCAATACAAATACCGGTGAAAATTCGGTTGACCAGAAACCGGCTCAAACAGGACATTCTAAAACTGAAGGCGAATTTATATTTTGCACAAGCTGTGGCACCAAGAATCCTGCCGACGCTAAATTTTGCGAAAACTGCGGTAATAAATTAGGCTAAACAAAACTAAGTTCAGTTTTGCGACCATTATTTTCATCAACATATGGATTTTATAACGTATTTATATATGTTTAATATATGTTTAATATGTGTTTAATATAATTTATAACAATAAATGCCGATAAATTAAATACTAAATTTAAATTAAATACTAAATTAAATACTAAATTAAATACTGATTAATAAATCTGATGAATACCGAAAAATGAGAGTGTAAAAAATAAATGAGAGTACAAAAATATGTTGATAGGTAAGTAAATCATAAGTAAGTCAGTAAATTAGTTAGCCATTATAGAAAAAGGAGCGAACTATGTTTTTTTGTAAGAATTGCGGCGCAAAAATAGATAACGATAATGCCAAGTTCTGTCCTAAATGCGGGCAGAAATTTGAACCTAAACAGAATGATCAGCCGGTTAAAAGTACCGATAATAATGCGAACGCTGCCGAAAAATTTAATAAAGCGGCGCATATTTCACAGCCTCCTATTGCAGACGAAATTAAAAAATCTGATAAGAATAATAATAATATCAATAATAACAATATTAATAACAAGATAAATTCTTCGTCTAACCCTGCACCTGTCGGAAACATTCCGCATCCAGTTAAAATTAAGAAGCAGCAAATTAAAAATAACAATAGCAATAAACATGGGAAAGGATTGCTTGCCGTTCTTATCGTTCTTATGGTTATAGTGTTAGGCTCGGCAGGAACTCTTATATATTTTTATAAAACAGGCAGACTTAACAAATATAAAAAAGAGATATACAGGGTTCTGCATATTAAACAAAATAAATCAAGTCATAAAAAGCATCAATCTTCGCTAAATTCATCAAAGACAAAGTCGAAAAAAGCTTTAAAGAAATCTAAGGTATCTAAGAAAAAAAATGAAACATCAAAATCGCAATCCTCAGCCTCAGTTTCACCTGCGTCAAGCGCTGTCCCTCAAACTGCAGCGCAGAATTCTGCTCCTACTTATGTCTATAGTAATAATGTAAGCACAAAGCATTCATATGCTAACAGCGGCAACGGATTAACGCTTTTTAAAGGTTCTTTAGCTTCGGCAAGGGCTTATATAACCGGCATATCGCCCCTTAATAATTCAGGAGTGGGAGATGCGCCGGCTGTAATAATTTCAAATGTTTTAGCAAACGGAGCAAATGCAGCTCAGGGTAAGACTATCGTTCTGCATTCAAAATTTTACGCCGAAACTCCGGCTGATTTTTCTTCGCAAAGCGTGAAATTAACATATGAAATATACGGTAACGATTTTACAGCCTATAATAATTCACATGTTAATGTTACCAAACCGGGGATTTATTCGGTAGCATTGTCAATAAGCGTGCCTGCTGATTTTCCGACAGGGATTTACAACTATACCTTGACCGTAACTTCAACGGCTACTATAGAAGAGTCGGCGGCTGCTAATTTAAAAATTCAACAATGATTAATTAATTAGTTTGCGCAAAATTTTGTTTTTAGTAACTAAAAATAACCTATTTAGGAGGATAAATTATGAAAAAATCAGTTTTGGTATTATTTTTGCTTGTTTTTTCTATTGCTATTTCAAGTTTTATGCTATCCGGCTGCACTAACGGGGTCGGCGGTATAAACGGAACATATTATTCTACTCTAAGCAAAAAAAGCTATGTGGAATTATTTAAAAAAAGACGCTGCTATATACATACAAATTATGTTGATTCTATGGGAAAATGGTACATGCATAAAAATAGGATTACTATGCAGGCGGATTCCGCGGTTTTGCATTTTAAGTATTTAAACGGTGCATTGTATCTAAAAGTAAAAGGCAAAATAAATCATTTTGAAGTCATTGATAAGATACCTTTTAAAGTAGACTTGATATTTGTAAAAAAGTTTCAATTAAAGTCTTTGGCTAATCAAAATCATGGCTTAGTTCAGGGAAAATTTAAAGGCATTATGTCTATATATCAGAAAAAAATGGAACGGGGTATGTTTGGAGGAAGTTATCTGCAGTGGGTTTCATCCAATAAACCTGTCATTTTAACGATAAGCGGCAAAAATAAAATTCTATTATCTTCTAAAAATAAGCATCTTTTCAGACCGGAGAAGTATCGGTTTAAAATTTACGGAGATATTATGACTATCAGCGGGAGCCGGACTATATTTAATTATAGCGGCAACACTATAGATGGGCAGTATTTTATACTTAAACATAAAAATGATGTAGCGCTTGTCAATTTAGCTAATAAAGCTGCTTATTTTATTAAAAAATAAATAATATATATAGTTGAAATTTTAAATTTATTCTTATTAGCAGGATACTTGAAACTGCAATAAATATAGCGCAGACAAATGAATTGTCTGATAGATGGTTATTATTTGTATATTTTTAACTAACATCGCCGAGAAGCCCCGTTCGTCAGGACGGGGATGTAAGGCGATACAAAATTGTTAATTTTTAACCGCTGTATTGGTTTATATGAAAAGACTTTAATAAATCAGGCAAGTTAAAAATTTTAATATGTAACTTTAATTAATTTATTTTTAGGGAGATTTATTATTATGTCCGACGATTTAGATTTAATGACTGCTCAGAATTTATCCGACGGTAGCATGGATAATCAAAAGATGATGATTTATATGACACAAAAAAAGAGCGAGGTGCTTGCCGCTGTCTTATCATTTTTTATTCCTGGGCTTGGACAATTGGTTACAGGGTATATCGGTAAAGGTATAATATTTTTCTTTAGCACGTATATTACGCTTTTTTTGGCTATTGTCTTAATGTTTGTACTGGTAGGATTTCTATTATATCCAATATTCTTGGTATTATGGATATGGAGTATTGTAGATGCCTATTCAAATGTTAAAAAATTTAATATTGCTTTGATGCAGCAATTACAAAATAATTAAATAATGTTACAACTACAACAATTACAACAATGATAATGAAATTATGAAAATTTAAAACGTTTTGAATTGTTTTTGTTTTTTTATGTATTATTTATAAAAAAAATTAATAATTTTATGATTTCTCAGATAGAAAACAGGAGCTGTAATTATAGCAATATTTCTAAAAAGAGGACCGAGAGTTCTAATATTGGAGAAATGCTCGTTTCTAATTCTCTCATAACAAGGGAAGAATTAGATGATGCTGTAAGCAGACAAAAACTGCCTGTAAAACCGTTTATAAAAATACTTATAGATGAGGGAAAAATAGGTGAAAGTGAACTTGTAGATTTTTTATCAAAGGCTTTTTGCATAGATTCTGTTAATATAAACGATTTAGAAATTCCTAAAAATATAATAAGCAGCATTTCACCCGAAATGGCTGTAAGGTTCCGTGTTATACCATGTAAGAAAGAAAACGGTTTTTTATATGTGGCTACCGCCGACCCTACAATAAACGAAATAATAGATGAAATTTCTTTTTATGCCGGAATTCCGGCGCAGTATTTAGTGACATCTTATTCACAGATACTAAGCATTATTTCCAGATACTATAATGCTTCATTTATACTCAAAAATGGATTTGGCGCTGATGGCGGCAATGGCGAAAATGCATGGCAAACAACTAAAGAATCGGATGAAATAAGCGACATATCTGTAAATAAAAGCAGTGCAGGCGCAGTAGAAAAATATATAAATAAAGTAATAAGCGATGCTGTTGAAGTTGGCGCTAGCGACATACATTTTGAATTTTATAGAAAATTTTCGAGAATAAGATTTCGAACAGACGGCAAATTAACCGAATATTCAAAAATTACCCCCGCCACAGCAAAATTAAACATAATATCGCGCATAAAAAATATGGCAAATCTTGATATAACAGAACAGAGATTTCCGCAAGACGGCAGAATTGCGGTTTCTTTAGGGGGACATGAAGTAGATATAAGAGTATCGTGTCTTCCGACTATGTTTGGTGAAAAAATAGTAATGAGAATATTAAACAAATCTTCACTTATATTTGACATAAATAAAATAGGTTTTTCTCAGGAGCATTTAAAAATTTTGAAGACCGCAATACATAAACCTTATGGTATGATTTTAGTAACCGGTCCGACAGGCGCAGGGAAAACTACGACTCTTTATTGTATTTTAAACGAACTGAATAACTTTGATTCTTTAAATATTTCTACTGCCGAAGATCCTATAGAATACGATTTTCCCGGTATCAATCAAGTTCAGATAAATGAAAAACTTAGAAACGAAAAAACAAATACCTATTTTAATTTTGCCGAAGTTATGAGGTCTTTCTTAAGACAAGACCCCGATGTAATTATGGTAGGAGAAATAAGGGATACCGAAACAGCTTTAATAGCAGTTCAATCTGCGCTCACCGGACATCTCGTGCTTTCCACAATTCATACAAATAATGCTTCTTCCACGATAACGAGACTTATAAATATGAAAATTGAAAATTTTTTAGCCGCTTCAAGTCTTAATTTGATAATAGCGCAAAGACTCATAAGAAAACTTTGCATGGAATGTAAGGAAGAATTATCTAATGAAGCAATAAAAAAACTTGGAATAATCGCTGATTGTAATAATTATTTTAAACTATATAAGGCTAAGGGATGTCCTGTATGCAACAATTCAGGCTATAAAGGGAGAGTTCCAATTTATGAAATGCTCAATATAACCCATGAAATTAGTGAAATGATAAATAATAACGCAACCGAATCGGAAATAGAAATGATAGCTGTTAAAAACGGCATGAAGACCTTGTCGGATTCTGCAAAAGAAAAATTTTTCAGCGGTATTACATCTTTGGAAGAAATATTTCCTTATTTAAATAAGAAAATAGATTAGATATTGAAAATAGATTTAAGATTGACTAAATTATCAAATCATATAATAATATTTATTTATTGCGATAACGAAAACAACAAAAAAATAAAAATAAAAACAAGATTAACTATTTTAGCCTTATTTTATATTAAGCCTTTATACTGATAAGCCTTTATATCGGATTTATCTATTTTATTTTACTCTGGAGAACGCTATGTCTAAAATGCTTGACGTAAAAATTGTTCCTCATAGAAATTATTTAATGGCAGATACGCCTGACCAGAAACTGTTTATTGAATTAAAACTCAGTTCAAATAAATTAAATATAGATGCTGCCTCATTTCCAGGCGGTGACGCCGCCAATCATGCACTTAGCGCTTCTTCTTTATCTATTGTATTTGTTGTAGATACGTCCGGGTCAATGCGCGAAATTGTCTCAGGCTCAACGCAGTTTACCGGACAAACCCAAACTATTGACGGCAATACTTATAATCTGGTTACGGGAGGAGAATCTAAGATAGGAATTATTATAGATGGATTAAAAAAATTTGTCGGTTCGTCGAAATTGAAAAAAACCGATAGAATCAGCATTGTCAAGTTTGACGATGATGCAAAAGTTCTTCTGCCCTTCACAGACGTTGACGATAAAAATAAAAATATGATAACGGAAGCTATTGAAAATTTATTGAAATATAGCGGCGGCACCAGTATGGGAGCAGGATTGAAGACTGCCTTAGGGTTAATGTCTAAAGAAACGTCAAGCAGAAGAATTATTATGCTTACCGACGGTCAAACTTCCGATGAAGATTTAGTCAGAGAAACTGCGTCTGAATTAGCAAGAGAAAATACGCCTGTAATAGCTATAGGCATAGGCGAAGACTGGAATGAAGATTTGATTACCGATATAACGGACAAAACGCAGGGAAAACCTTTTTATGCCACGACTGAAACTACTGTAATACCGGTACCGGTAGCAGACGCTAACGGCAATATTGCCATTAAGCCTTCCGACATACCTGAAGTTATGATAAAAGAATTAGACCGCGCGGTAAGCGAATCGCTCACTGGAGTTTCTTTGACTATAAACGCTGTGCAAGATGTTAAAATAGACAGAATAACAAGGGTCTATCCTGAGGTATCTGAAGCAGATATAAATATAAAACCGCATTCTCTGGGTAATATCAGCAAAACAGACAGTACGGTATTTATAATAGAAGCCACGATACCGGAGCGGCAGCCGTTAAAATCCCGTCTTATGCAGTTGGGTTTAACTTATAATGTGCCAGGAATAAATTTTAGAGATGAAAATCCGCCTGAAGATATTATAGTCGAATTCACTATGGATGAATCCAAAGCCTCGGTTATAGACCAGGAAGTAATGCAGTGGGTGCAGCAAAGAAATGTCGGCGGATT from Candidatus Acididesulfobacter guangdongensis harbors:
- a CDS encoding zinc-ribbon domain-containing protein, with translation MESTENESVFKFAILIKSFEAFKQIKAIILLLITIIISAAIFVGTIREATVIAYRSGALSFFVLGIGIIIASIIFLIGYTAAGKILMEFAKTKSSIKIFDAIIFSIFSFFKIILSEIILFIIPFIAAVIIFIYFLIARIPAIGSLLAFIGIPAFTIIYAIILLGIVLISFMIAPMVFEGNTVKEIFVKTYALFKKHNTLIFGYFIFISIVSFMVGIIFFAFFTGSLSVVSSILMLNHPTYLFNSNSGMGFGGYGGYGNPMSSLMGLGSFSSIMMLGEFIGFGIAIIYMLLVVMQMVYMMLGQCYIYIDVMQDMDFNDAEVQFNSAASRVKSNIDKYKEKAANMSIKSNTNTGENSVDQKPAQTGHSKTEGEFIFCTSCGTKNPADAKFCENCGNKLG
- a CDS encoding zinc ribbon domain-containing protein; this encodes MFFCKNCGAKIDNDNAKFCPKCGQKFEPKQNDQPVKSTDNNANAAEKFNKAAHISQPPIADEIKKSDKNNNNINNNNINNKINSSSNPAPVGNIPHPVKIKKQQIKNNNSNKHGKGLLAVLIVLMVIVLGSAGTLIYFYKTGRLNKYKKEIYRVLHIKQNKSSHKKHQSSLNSSKTKSKKALKKSKVSKKKNETSKSQSSASVSPASSAVPQTAAQNSAPTYVYSNNVSTKHSYANSGNGLTLFKGSLASARAYITGISPLNNSGVGDAPAVIISNVLANGANAAQGKTIVLHSKFYAETPADFSSQSVKLTYEIYGNDFTAYNNSHVNVTKPGIYSVALSISVPADFPTGIYNYTLTVTSTATIEESAAANLKIQQ
- a CDS encoding type II secretion system protein GspE, translating into MISQIENRSCNYSNISKKRTESSNIGEMLVSNSLITREELDDAVSRQKLPVKPFIKILIDEGKIGESELVDFLSKAFCIDSVNINDLEIPKNIISSISPEMAVRFRVIPCKKENGFLYVATADPTINEIIDEISFYAGIPAQYLVTSYSQILSIISRYYNASFILKNGFGADGGNGENAWQTTKESDEISDISVNKSSAGAVEKYINKVISDAVEVGASDIHFEFYRKFSRIRFRTDGKLTEYSKITPATAKLNIISRIKNMANLDITEQRFPQDGRIAVSLGGHEVDIRVSCLPTMFGEKIVMRILNKSSLIFDINKIGFSQEHLKILKTAIHKPYGMILVTGPTGAGKTTTLYCILNELNNFDSLNISTAEDPIEYDFPGINQVQINEKLRNEKTNTYFNFAEVMRSFLRQDPDVIMVGEIRDTETALIAVQSALTGHLVLSTIHTNNASSTITRLINMKIENFLAASSLNLIIAQRLIRKLCMECKEELSNEAIKKLGIIADCNNYFKLYKAKGCPVCNNSGYKGRVPIYEMLNITHEISEMINNNATESEIEMIAVKNGMKTLSDSAKEKFFSGITSLEEIFPYLNKKID
- a CDS encoding VWA domain-containing protein, with amino-acid sequence MSKMLDVKIVPHRNYLMADTPDQKLFIELKLSSNKLNIDAASFPGGDAANHALSASSLSIVFVVDTSGSMREIVSGSTQFTGQTQTIDGNTYNLVTGGESKIGIIIDGLKKFVGSSKLKKTDRISIVKFDDDAKVLLPFTDVDDKNKNMITEAIENLLKYSGGTSMGAGLKTALGLMSKETSSRRIIMLTDGQTSDEDLVRETASELARENTPVIAIGIGEDWNEDLITDITDKTQGKPFYATTETTVIPVPVADANGNIAIKPSDIPEVMIKELDRAVSESLTGVSLTINAVQDVKIDRITRVYPEVSEADINIKPHSLGNISKTDSTVFIIEATIPERQPLKSRLMQLGLTYNVPGINFRDENPPEDIIVEFTMDESKASVIDQEVMQWVQQRNVGGLVEKAIKEAASNPSNAAKTLDMARRMTVKLGNGAMTRMIEQAQNEIKENKTISLGTSKTLRIGSRTKTVKLDAGQGLSDEQIRKLAGI